The following proteins are encoded in a genomic region of Ammospiza caudacuta isolate bAmmCau1 chromosome 13, bAmmCau1.pri, whole genome shotgun sequence:
- the SLC7A9 gene encoding B(0,+)-type amino acid transporter 1, protein MGEESLKRRKGEDKGREDRQSIQSHEPQTMNLQKQVGLISGICMIVGTIIGSGIFVSPKSVLANVEAVGPCLTIWAACGVLATLGALCFAELGTMITKSGGEYPYLMEAFGPIPAFLFSWTSLLVTKPSSFAIICLSFAEYASAPFYPGCDPPQAVIKCLAAAAIVVITIVNSLSVKLGSYLQNFLTAAKMIIVTIIIVSGIVLLAQGKTDNFKDSFKGSKISVSSISLAFYNGLWAYDGWNQLNYITEELKNPYRNLPLSIIIGIPLVTVCYVLINVSYFTVMTSTELLQSQAVAVTFGDRVLYPASWIVPLFVVFSTLGSANGTCFTAGRLVYVAGREGHVLKILSYISVKRLTPAPAIIFYGAIAIIYVIPGDINSLINYFSFAVWIFYGLTVLALIVMRFTRKELKRPIRVPIIIPVIVTLVSIVLVLAPIISAPELPYLYCTLFILSGLIVYALFVHLKFRWAQKISKPITMHLQMLLEVVPEEDVPE, encoded by the exons atggGTGAAGAAAGcttgaagagaagaaaaggagaggacAAAGGAAGAGAGGACAGACAATCCATCCAGAGTCATGAGCCCCAAACGATGAACCTACAGAAGCAG GTGGGCCTGATTAGTGGAATCTGTATGATTGTGGGTACCATTATTGGCTCAGGTATCTTCGTTTCTCCAAAATCAGTTCTTGCCAATGTGGAAGCTGTGGGTCCTTGTTTAACCATCTGGGCAGCCTGTGGAGTTCTGGCAACATTAG GCGCACTTTGTTTTGCTGAGCTTGGTACAATGATCACAAAGTCTGGGGGAGAATATCCTTACCTCATGGAGGCGTTTGGGCCAATTCCAGCCTTTCTGTTCTCTTGGACGAGCTTGCTGGTCACAAAACCCAGCTCCTTTGCCATCATCTGCCTCAGCTTTGCAGAATATGCATCAGCTCCTTTTTACCCAGGCTGTGACCCACCCCAGGCTGTCATCAAgtgtctggcagctgctgctatTG TGGTAATTACAATTGTGAATTCATTGAGTGTGAAGCTGGGAAGTTACCTCCAGAATTTTCTCACAGCTGCTAAAATGATCATTGTCACAATCATTATTGTAAGTGGAATTGTTCTCCTTGCACAAG GAAAAACAGATAACTTTAAAGATTCTTTCAAGGGCAGTAAAATTTCTGTTAGTTCTATCAGTTTGGCATTTTATAATGGACTCTGGGCATATGATGGATG GAATCAACTCAATTACATCACAGAGGAACTTAAAAATCCTTACAG AAATCTGCCACTGTCTATAATTATTGGAATCCCCTTGGTCACAGTTTGTTACGTTCTGATAAATGTTTCCTATTTCACTGTGATGACTTCAACAGAGCTCCTGCAGTCCCAGGCTGTTGCTGTG ACATTTGGAGACAGAGTCCTTTATCCAGCCTCTTGGATAGTTCCTCTCTTTGTGGTATTTTCCACACTTGGATCTGCCAATGGCACCTGTTTCACTGCAGGCAG ACTTGTGTACGTTGCAGGTCGTGAGGGGCACGTGCTGAAGATTCTGTCCTACATCAGTGTCAAGCGCTTAACACCAGCACCTGCCATCATATTTTAT GGGGCCATTGCTATTATTTATGTTATTCCTGGTGACATTAATTCCCTCATAAATTACTTCAGCTTTGCAGTCTGGATCTTTTATGGTTTAACTGTACTTGCACTAATTGTTATGAGGTTTACAAGGAAGGAACTCAAGAGACCTATCAGG GTCCCCATCATCATTCCTGTCATAGTGACACTGGTGTCAATTGTGCTGGTACTGGCACCAATCATCAGTGCACCTGAACTGCCCTATTTGTACTGTACTTTATTTATACTTAGTGGACTTATAGTTTATGCActttttgttcatttaaaaTTCAGATGGGCACAAAAAATATCAA AGCCCATCACTATGCACCTCCAGATGCTTTTGGAAGTCGTTCCAGAAGAAGACGTTCCTGAATGA